The following are from one region of the Paenibacillus sp. KS-LC4 genome:
- the murC gene encoding UDP-N-acetylmuramate--L-alanine ligase yields the protein MNTAKHVHFIGIGGYGMSAIARVMLEKGYTVTGSDVARQELTEKLAAKGAKIYIGHEPENIKGAELVVYSTALTQDNVERRAAEALNIPVLHRSQMLAQLMNEGKGVAVAGAHGKTTTSSMIALVMENCGTDPTYIIGGEIVNVGTNAKAGKGDYVVAEADESDGSFLHYQPSIAIVTNIEPDHLENYDGDFGKLKAAYVQFLSQVKPDGKAIVCADDDNIDEIISKLYAGQSLDPSQLVTYGIDGEAQYKAEKIVLGDRKVSFELTHHGKLLGEVELSVPGKHNVYNAMATIITCLEAGLPFAQIANAIRDFIGAKRRFQVLGEVEDILVIDDYAHHPTEISATISAAKATGKRIVAVFQPQRYTRTYFLLDQFSRAFPEADEVIITDIYSPAGEQQIEGVNSEKLVELIKTNSNANTTFIATKEEVLEYLKTAASAGDLVITMGAGDIWKTADALAKWLKAGRK from the coding sequence TTGAATACAGCAAAACATGTTCATTTCATCGGAATAGGCGGTTACGGGATGAGCGCTATCGCCCGCGTTATGCTGGAGAAGGGCTATACGGTAACGGGTTCTGATGTCGCTCGTCAGGAGCTCACTGAGAAGCTGGCGGCGAAGGGCGCAAAAATCTATATCGGTCATGAGCCGGAAAATATTAAAGGTGCGGAGCTGGTGGTTTACTCCACTGCGCTAACACAGGATAATGTAGAGCGCCGTGCCGCGGAAGCTCTCAATATTCCGGTGCTGCATCGTTCGCAAATGCTGGCTCAGCTTATGAATGAAGGCAAGGGCGTTGCTGTTGCCGGCGCTCATGGCAAGACGACGACCTCATCAATGATCGCGCTCGTTATGGAAAACTGCGGCACCGATCCAACGTATATTATTGGCGGCGAGATTGTAAACGTCGGCACAAATGCAAAGGCGGGAAAAGGGGATTACGTCGTAGCGGAAGCCGACGAGAGCGATGGCTCTTTCCTGCATTATCAACCGTCTATTGCGATTGTAACCAATATCGAACCGGATCATTTGGAAAACTATGACGGGGATTTCGGCAAGCTGAAGGCTGCCTACGTTCAGTTTCTGTCGCAGGTAAAGCCGGATGGCAAAGCTATCGTATGCGCGGACGATGACAACATTGACGAGATCATCAGCAAGCTGTATGCAGGCCAATCGCTCGACCCATCACAGCTCGTTACTTACGGCATTGATGGTGAAGCCCAGTACAAGGCAGAGAAAATCGTGCTTGGTGACCGCAAAGTATCGTTCGAGCTGACCCACCATGGAAAGCTGCTGGGCGAGGTTGAACTGTCTGTGCCAGGTAAACATAATGTTTATAACGCGATGGCAACCATTATTACCTGTCTGGAAGCAGGGCTGCCTTTTGCACAAATTGCGAACGCCATTCGTGATTTCATTGGCGCGAAGCGTCGCTTTCAGGTGCTCGGCGAAGTAGAGGACATTCTCGTTATTGACGATTATGCCCATCATCCTACTGAGATCAGTGCAACGATCAGTGCTGCCAAAGCGACGGGCAAACGGATTGTCGCTGTGTTCCAGCCGCAGCGCTACACGCGCACCTATTTCCTTCTCGACCAGTTCAGCCGAGCGTTTCCGGAGGCGGACGAGGTCATCATTACCGATATTTATTCACCAGCTGGCGAACAGCAAATTGAGGGCGTCAACTCGGAGAAGCTGGTTGAGCTGATTAAGACGAACAGCAATGCGAATACGACGTTTATTGCAACAAAGGAAGAAGTGCTGGAGTATTTGAAGACAGCTGCTTCTGCTGGCGATTTAGTCATCACGATGGGAGCCGGCGATATTTGGAAAACGGCGGATGCTTTGGCTAAATGGCTGAAGGCAGGTCGTAAATAA
- a CDS encoding DUF4321 domain-containing protein — protein MKKNGWMLLLFLVLGLLAGALVARWLESIPGITFLTKAIQASWSPAVDLYVLSFTMTINFQISLFSIIGVIVAIWLYRKM, from the coding sequence ATGAAGAAAAATGGCTGGATGTTATTGCTTTTCCTAGTGCTCGGTCTGCTTGCGGGGGCATTGGTGGCACGCTGGCTGGAGTCGATTCCGGGAATAACTTTCTTGACCAAAGCGATTCAAGCTTCATGGTCTCCTGCCGTTGATTTATATGTGCTGAGCTTTACAATGACGATTAACTTCCAAATTAGCTTATTCAGTATTATTGGTGTTATAGTGGCTATATGGCTTTATCGCAAAATGTAA
- a CDS encoding SPOR domain-containing protein produces MNSKNRITYRFDQAGQASRSETKQMAAAQPVADIQAASAQPGAAKQESFAEVIPLYKNAASYSDEQFSPWSSQAGEEMDRLEQLIRESDHHLPEQIKTKTAGRIHSHSHADAPIFSKSPKHIVDNESPVSNTKEQYPMDGKEEGLLSNDRRQQQAPSFSGSKWNDNGAEHGPEKSNYGWANDSERHSPELELELGKRPVRSIRKLGHSPSWINVFLSVAGALATGALFGYLLLSLFLDSSSAVPFNSGGQSSAVSGNPASQGAENGLGTEAGAGNGGSSAAPLEAVELAIQPQAYHLLQYGVFSNSEGKDAAMEELASKGYAAAASTTADDYRVYAGMAGDRSRAIALSKMLPGTEVYVKELIILAPQRFPFSGKASEANHFFEQTNALISMLDDLTLAQLEQPALAPLGENAAKAWRAEHQKWTLSIKAMESGIQDEAGKALMGAVVQAVNTAASSLTEYDKNPSQAHLWSVQRALMEAILTQKTWFETIRAL; encoded by the coding sequence ATGAACTCAAAAAACCGCATTACGTACCGTTTCGACCAAGCCGGACAAGCTTCACGCTCCGAAACTAAGCAGATGGCCGCGGCGCAGCCTGTTGCGGATATTCAGGCTGCTTCTGCGCAGCCTGGTGCTGCAAAGCAGGAAAGCTTTGCTGAAGTCATCCCCTTATATAAAAATGCAGCCTCTTATTCAGATGAGCAATTCAGTCCATGGAGCAGCCAGGCCGGGGAGGAAATGGATCGGCTGGAGCAATTGATTCGCGAGTCAGATCATCACTTGCCTGAACAAATTAAGACAAAGACGGCTGGTCGAATCCATTCTCATTCTCATGCCGATGCGCCCATTTTTTCGAAATCGCCGAAACATATAGTGGATAATGAGTCTCCTGTTTCTAATACTAAGGAGCAGTACCCGATGGACGGGAAGGAAGAGGGGCTGCTATCAAATGATCGTCGCCAGCAGCAGGCGCCGTCTTTCAGCGGCTCAAAATGGAATGACAATGGAGCGGAGCATGGGCCAGAAAAGTCCAACTATGGATGGGCAAATGACAGCGAGCGGCATTCGCCTGAGCTAGAGCTTGAACTAGGAAAACGTCCGGTTCGCTCTATTCGCAAGCTTGGCCATTCGCCCTCGTGGATCAACGTTTTTTTATCTGTCGCTGGGGCGCTGGCAACAGGAGCATTGTTCGGTTATTTGCTGCTATCTTTATTTTTGGATTCCTCCTCGGCGGTTCCCTTTAATTCGGGCGGGCAGTCGAGTGCGGTTAGCGGCAATCCAGCATCGCAAGGTGCGGAAAATGGCTTGGGCACGGAAGCAGGTGCCGGGAATGGCGGGAGCTCAGCTGCGCCGCTTGAAGCGGTAGAACTGGCTATCCAGCCACAAGCCTACCATTTGCTGCAATATGGCGTATTTAGCAACTCGGAAGGCAAGGATGCCGCAATGGAGGAGCTGGCTAGCAAGGGATATGCAGCTGCTGCTTCGACAACAGCAGACGACTACCGGGTATATGCGGGGATGGCGGGTGACCGCAGCAGGGCAATTGCGCTGAGCAAAATGCTGCCAGGCACCGAGGTCTATGTGAAGGAGCTGATTATTTTGGCTCCACAGAGGTTTCCTTTTTCAGGAAAGGCGTCAGAGGCTAACCATTTTTTTGAGCAGACGAATGCCTTGATAAGCATGCTGGATGATTTGACGCTGGCACAGCTGGAGCAGCCTGCTCTTGCTCCGCTTGGCGAGAATGCGGCGAAGGCTTGGAGGGCAGAGCATCAAAAATGGACGCTCAGCATAAAGGCGATGGAGTCCGGCATTCAAGACGAGGCGGGTAAAGCGTTGATGGGGGCGGTGGTCCAAGCGGTAAATACGGCAGCTTCGTCGCTTACGGAATATGATAAAAACCCTTCTCAGGCACACTTGTGGTCGGTACAGCGAGCGCTAATGGAAGCGATTCTGACACAAAAAACATGGTTTGAGACTATACGCGCATTGTAA